A single window of Anomaloglossus baeobatrachus isolate aAnoBae1 chromosome 5, aAnoBae1.hap1, whole genome shotgun sequence DNA harbors:
- the LOC142310585 gene encoding uncharacterized protein LOC142310585, which yields MDRTGEVRTLEMSGVRFLTVSLHNQDYTVVKKTSSERCQAPVCEGWGRPLSPITGPPPHPPIHEDINDQKILDLIYKMIELLTGEVLIRYQDVTVYFSMEEWDYLEGHKDLYKDVMMEDPRPLTSPVLSSKRTTPERCPRPLLPQDCKQEDPDVPQDHQGEDLPHINTTETYVRGDERSKEEILTDNRPGPYNIGDLLYKRIFSTYPSTMDRVRDKMAERILHLTLEILFRLTGEVRDSDDVTLHHSYLLE from the exons atggacagaactggagaggtgaggactctggaaatgtctggagtgagatttcttactgtgtctctccataaccaggattacacagtagtgaagaagacctctagtgagcgctgtcaggcccctgtgtgtgagggatggggaagacccctgagcccaatcacgggacctccacctcaccccccgatacatgaggacatcaatgaccagaagatcctagatctcatctacaagatgattgagctgctgactggagag gttcttaTAAGgtatcaggacgtcaccgtctatttctccatggaggagtgggattatttagaaggacacaaagatctgtacaaggacgtcatgatggaggatccccggcccctcacatcaccag ttctatccagtaagaggacaacaccagagagatgtccccgtcctcttctcccacaggactgtaaacaagaagaccccgatgttcctcaggatcatcag ggggaagatctgccccatattaatactacagagacatatgtgaggggtgatgagcggagtaaagaggagattcttaCAGATAATCGCCCAG GTCCTTACAAtattggagatcttctatataagagaattttctCAACTTATCCGTCAACGATGGATAGggtcagggacaagatggcggagaggatattacacctcaccctagagatcctcttccggcttactggagaggtgagagattctgatgacgtcacattacatcattcttatctattggaataa
- the LOC142312369 gene encoding uncharacterized protein LOC142312369, which produces MPYIYEDHEIILDIPSAHHNKNRSSIPYQQDLSSDSLQPVKQKYGNCKRDAEHQNTHTGDKPFSCSECGKCFTQKSSLTVHQRIHTGEKPFSCSECGRCFSNKGDLVKHKRTHTGEKPFSCSECGKCFAKKTNLTIHQRIHTGEKPFSCHDCEECFTYKRALDKHKSTHTGEKPFSCLECGKSFSIKSQLVSHQIIHTGEKPFSCSLCGKCFNRKETLTAHYKIHTGEKPFSCQECGKNFTYKSALVAHKIIHTGERPFSCSECGKCFNKKASFTLHQRIHTGEKPFSCHECGKCFNCKQSLVTHKKIHTGEKPYSCSECEKYFTHKSNLTVHQRIHTGEKPFSCHECGKCFTCKGELVKHKSTHTGEKPFSCSKCGKSYSIKSKLVRHQIIHTGEKPFSCSFCGKCFNKKENLTVHQRIHTGERPFSCLECGKYFTYKTNLLAHQRIHTGEKPFSCHECGKCFTCKQSLVTHKKIHTGEKPFFCSECGKCFTNKSNLNAHLRIHTGEKPFSCPQCGKCFTCKPDLVKHEIIHTGEKPFSCSECGKGFTKKSYLSAHLRTHTREKPF; this is translated from the coding sequence ATGCCATATATATATGAAGATCATGAAATAATTCTAGATATACCATCAGCCCATCACAACAAAAATCGATCATCTATTCCTTATCAACAAGACCTATCTTCTGATTCATTACAGCCTGTTAAGCAAAAATATGGAAATTGTAAAAGGGATGCTGAACATCAAAACACTCATACTGGGgataaaccattttcatgttcagaatgtgggaaatgttttacccagaaATCAAGTCTTactgtacatcagagaattcacacaggggagaagccattttcatgttcagaatgtgggcgaTGTTTTAGTAACAAAGGAGATCTTGTTAAACataaaagaactcacacaggggagaagccattttcatgctcagaatgtggaaaatgttttgccaaGAAAACAAATCTTactatacatcagagaattcatacaggggagaagccattttcatgtcatgACTGTGAGGAATGTTTTACTTACAAACGAGCTCTCGATAAACACAAAagcactcacacaggagagaaaccattttcatgtttagaatgtggaaaatcttTTAGCATTAAATCACAACTTGTCAGTCATCAGATAATCCACACAggtgaaaagccattttcatgttcattatgtgggaaatgttttaacaggaaagaaactcttactgcacattataaaattcacacaggggagaaaccattttcatgtcaagaatgtggCAAAAACTTTACTTACAAATCAGCGCTTGTTGCACATAAGATAATTCACACTGGGGAgaggccattttcttgttcagaatgtggaaaatgttttaacaagAAAGCAAGTTTTActttacatcagagaattcacacaggggagaagccattttcatgtcatgaatgtgggaaatgttttaactgcAAACAAAGTCTTGTTACccataagaaaattcacacaggggagaagccatattcttgttcagaatgtgagaaatattTTACCCACAAATCAAATCTTactgtacatcagagaattcacacaggggagaagccattttcatgtcacgaatgtggaaaatgttttacttgcAAAGGAGAACTCGTTAAACATAAAagcactcacacaggggagaagccattttcatgttcaaaatgtggaaaaTCTTATAGCATTAAATcaaaacttgttagacatcagataatccacacaggggaaaaaccattttcatgttcattttgtgggaaatgttttaacaagaaAGAAAATCTTactgtacatcagagaattcacacaggggaaaggcCATTTTCATGtctagaatgtgggaaatattttacttaCAAAACAAATCTTCtggcacatcagagaattcacacaggggagaaaccattttcatgtcatgaatgtgggaaatgttttacctgcaAACAAAGTCTTGTTACacataagaaaattcacacaggggagaagccatttttttgttcggaatgtgggaaatgttttacaaataaATCAAATCTTAATGCacatttgagaattcacacaggggagaagccattttcatgtccacaatgtgggaaatgttttacttgcaaacctgatcttgttaaacatgaaataattcacacaggggagaagcccttctcatgttcagaatgtgggaaaggttttaccaAGAAATCATATCTTTCTGCACATCTGAGAACTCatacaagggagaagccattttga